One window from the genome of Pseudomonas frederiksbergensis encodes:
- a CDS encoding chemotaxis protein CheW, producing MNDKASSLKGSEDPILQWVTFKLDNETYGINVMRVQEVLRYTEIAPVPGAPSYVLGIINLRGNVVTVIDTRQRFGLDSSDVNDNTRIVIIEADKQVVGILVDSVAEVVYLRQSEIETAPNVGNEESAKFIQGVCNKNNELLILVELEKMMSEEEWSELESI from the coding sequence ATGAATGATAAGGCGTCGTCTCTCAAGGGTTCCGAAGATCCGATCTTGCAATGGGTGACTTTCAAGCTCGATAACGAAACCTACGGCATCAACGTGATGCGCGTGCAGGAAGTGCTGCGTTACACCGAGATCGCCCCGGTTCCAGGTGCGCCAAGCTACGTGCTGGGCATCATCAACCTGCGCGGTAACGTCGTGACCGTCATCGATACTCGCCAGCGTTTTGGCTTGGACTCCTCCGACGTCAACGACAACACCCGCATCGTGATCATCGAGGCCGACAAGCAAGTGGTCGGTATCCTGGTCGACAGCGTTGCCGAAGTGGTTTACTTGCGTCAGTCGGAAATCGAAACCGCGCCTAACGTCGGCAACGAGGAGTCGGCGAAGTTTATCCAGGGCGTCTGCAACAAGAACAACGAGTTGCTGATCCTGGTCGAATTGGAAAAAATGATGAGCGAAGAAGAGTGGTCGGAACTGGAGAGTATCTGA
- a CDS encoding ParA family protein: MRVWAVANQKGGVGKTTSSIALAGLLAEAGKRVVIVDLDPHGSMTSYFGYDPDSLEHSNYDLFLHKGSVPEGLPGQLLLSTSDERISLLPSSTALATLERQSPGQSGLGLVIAKSLAQLWQDFDYAIIDSPPLLGLLMVNALAASQQLVIPVQTEHLAVKGLERMVNTLAMVNRSRKQSLAFNIVPTLFDRRTQASLGTLRVLRDMYPDDIWQGYIPVDTRLRDASRAGVTPSQFDGKSRGVLAYRALLKHLLAQQLVPQQVA; encoded by the coding sequence ATGAGAGTCTGGGCAGTCGCCAATCAAAAAGGTGGTGTGGGCAAAACCACATCCTCCATCGCTCTAGCCGGTTTGCTGGCCGAGGCGGGCAAGCGCGTGGTCATCGTCGACCTGGACCCCCATGGCTCGATGACCAGTTATTTCGGCTACGATCCCGACAGCCTGGAACACAGCAACTACGACTTGTTCTTGCACAAGGGCAGTGTGCCCGAAGGCTTGCCGGGACAGTTGCTGTTGTCCACCAGCGACGAGCGGATCTCCCTGCTGCCATCGAGCACGGCCCTGGCCACTCTGGAGCGCCAATCGCCTGGCCAGAGCGGCCTGGGCCTGGTGATCGCCAAGAGTCTGGCGCAGCTGTGGCAGGATTTCGATTACGCGATCATCGATAGCCCGCCGTTGTTGGGTCTGCTGATGGTCAATGCCTTGGCTGCCAGCCAGCAATTGGTGATTCCGGTGCAGACCGAACACCTGGCGGTGAAAGGTTTGGAACGCATGGTCAACACCCTGGCGATGGTCAACCGCTCGCGCAAGCAATCGCTGGCATTCAACATCGTGCCAACGCTGTTCGACCGTCGTACCCAGGCGTCCCTCGGCACCCTGCGGGTGCTGCGCGACATGTACCCGGACGACATCTGGCAAGGCTACATCCCGGTGGATACCCGCCTGCGCGATGCCAGCCGTGCCGGCGTGACCCCTTCACAGTTCGATGGCAAAAGCCGTGGCGTACTGGCCTATCGCGCGCTTCTCAAGCATCTGCTGGCCCAGCAGCTCGTTCCGCAGCAGGTGGCTTGA
- a CDS encoding CheW domain-containing protein, which yields MNRPIKTTSRPQMALQSYLDGLLQEATDELPAQPSAVQALPEPVEAEPALDEFQAAVLEEQARDARASVSAAAVEAPTAKAQLAVMEAPAPILSPVSTVAPLLQGLVTPVVEIHMPPSNTPPPVQVDDRPAWAAEPFECLLFDVAGLTLAVPLVCLGSIYSLAGQELTPLFGQPEWFLGILPSQAGNLKVLDTARWVMPDRYRDDFRQGLQYVISVQGYEWGLAVHQVSRSLRLDPNEIKWRSHRGQRPWLAGTVIEHMCALLDVSELAELIASGGAKHLDGAKPVRKPK from the coding sequence ATGAACCGCCCGATCAAGACAACTTCGCGCCCGCAAATGGCCTTGCAATCCTATCTGGATGGGCTGTTGCAGGAAGCGACCGATGAATTGCCAGCGCAGCCGAGCGCGGTCCAGGCGTTGCCCGAGCCTGTCGAAGCCGAACCTGCGCTGGACGAGTTCCAGGCCGCGGTGCTCGAAGAACAGGCCCGTGATGCACGGGCTTCAGTGAGTGCCGCAGCAGTGGAGGCGCCGACCGCCAAGGCGCAGTTGGCAGTAATGGAAGCGCCGGCACCGATCCTGTCGCCGGTCTCCACCGTTGCGCCGTTATTGCAGGGCCTGGTGACACCGGTGGTGGAAATCCACATGCCGCCGAGCAACACACCGCCGCCGGTGCAGGTCGATGACCGTCCGGCGTGGGCCGCCGAGCCGTTCGAGTGTTTGTTGTTCGACGTGGCCGGTTTGACGCTGGCGGTGCCGCTGGTTTGCCTGGGATCGATTTATTCCCTGGCCGGGCAGGAATTGACGCCGTTGTTCGGCCAGCCGGAATGGTTCCTCGGAATCCTGCCGAGCCAGGCGGGCAACCTGAAGGTGCTGGATACTGCGCGCTGGGTCATGCCGGACCGCTATCGCGATGATTTTCGCCAGGGCCTGCAATATGTGATTTCAGTGCAAGGCTACGAATGGGGATTGGCGGTGCACCAGGTCAGCCGTTCGCTGCGCCTGGACCCGAACGAGATCAAATGGCGCAGCCATCGAGGGCAACGGCCATGGCTGGCCGGTACGGTGATCGAACACATGTGCGCCTTGCTGGACGTTTCCGAACTGGCGGAGCTGATCGCCAGCGGCGGGGCAAAACACCTGGACGGCGCCAAGCCGGTCCGGAAACCGAAATAA
- a CDS encoding EscU/YscU/HrcU family type III secretion system export apparatus switch protein translates to MTTHTEPRQAIALKYDGHHAPTLTAKGDEALAEEILRIARESEVPIYENAELVKLLARLELGDSIPEELYRTIAEIIAFAWNLKGKFPQGFDPHAQTIEKDVTERGDDY, encoded by the coding sequence ATGACAACCCACACCGAACCCCGCCAGGCCATCGCCCTCAAGTACGACGGCCATCACGCCCCGACCCTTACCGCCAAGGGCGACGAAGCCCTGGCCGAGGAAATCCTGCGCATCGCCCGCGAAAGCGAAGTCCCGATTTATGAAAATGCTGAATTGGTGAAGTTGCTGGCGCGGCTGGAGTTGGGCGACAGCATTCCGGAAGAGCTGTACCGCACGATTGCCGAGATCATCGCGTTTGCCTGGAATTTGAAGGGCAAGTTTCCGCAGGGATTTGACCCGCATGCGCAAACTATCGAGAAAGACGTGACGGAACGTGGGGATGATTACTGA
- a CDS encoding flagellar motor protein, whose product MDVLSLIGIIMAFVAIIGGNYLEGGHLGALANGPAALIVLGGTIGAALLQSPMSAFKRAMQILVWILFPPRVDLAGGIDRVVNWSLTARKEGLLGLEGVADAEPDSYSRKGLQLLVDGAEPEAIRSILEVDFYTQESRDIEAAKVFESMGGYAPTIGIIGAVMGLIHVMGNLADPSQLGSGIAVAFVATIYGVASANLVLLPIAAKLKSIALRQSRYREMLLEGILSIAEGENPRSIELKLQGFMD is encoded by the coding sequence ATGGATGTGCTCAGCCTGATCGGCATCATCATGGCGTTCGTCGCCATCATCGGTGGCAATTATCTGGAAGGCGGGCACCTCGGCGCGTTGGCCAACGGCCCGGCCGCGTTGATCGTGCTCGGTGGCACCATCGGTGCTGCGCTGTTGCAGTCGCCGATGAGCGCGTTCAAGCGCGCCATGCAGATATTGGTCTGGATTCTGTTTCCGCCTCGGGTCGACCTGGCCGGCGGCATCGACCGCGTTGTCAACTGGAGCCTGACCGCTCGCAAGGAAGGCCTGCTGGGACTGGAAGGGGTGGCCGATGCCGAACCCGACAGCTATTCGCGCAAGGGTCTTCAATTGCTGGTGGACGGCGCCGAACCCGAAGCGATCCGCAGCATCCTGGAAGTGGATTTCTACACCCAGGAAAGCCGTGACATCGAAGCGGCCAAAGTCTTTGAGAGCATGGGTGGCTACGCGCCTACCATCGGTATCATCGGTGCGGTCATGGGCCTGATCCATGTGATGGGCAACCTGGCCGACCCTTCGCAACTGGGCAGCGGCATTGCCGTGGCCTTCGTCGCGACCATCTACGGTGTGGCGAGCGCCAACCTGGTGTTGCTGCCGATCGCGGCCAAGCTCAAGTCCATCGCGTTGCGCCAGTCGCGCTATCGCGAAATGCTGCTGGAAGGGATCCTGTCGATCGCCGAAGGTGAAAACCCGCGTTCCATCGAGTTGAAGCTCCAGGGCTTCATGGACTGA
- the ccmE gene encoding cytochrome c maturation protein CcmE, producing MNPLRKKRLVIILAILVGVGAAVGLALSALQQNINLFYTPTQIANGEAPKDTRIRAGGMVEQGSLVRSGDSLDVKFNVTDFNKTVTITYRGILPDLFREGQGIVALGKLNADGVVVADEVLAKHDEKYMPPEVTKALKDSGQSAPAPVKEG from the coding sequence GTGAATCCGCTGCGCAAAAAACGTCTTGTCATCATCCTGGCGATCCTGGTCGGCGTCGGCGCTGCGGTCGGCCTGGCCCTCAGTGCCCTGCAGCAGAACATCAACCTGTTCTATACCCCTACCCAGATCGCCAATGGCGAAGCGCCCAAGGACACCCGTATCCGTGCCGGCGGCATGGTGGAGCAGGGCTCGCTGGTGCGTTCCGGCGACTCGCTGGACGTGAAGTTCAACGTCACCGACTTCAACAAGACCGTGACCATCACCTATCGCGGCATCCTCCCGGACCTGTTTCGCGAAGGGCAGGGCATCGTCGCCTTGGGCAAGCTCAACGCCGACGGTGTAGTGGTGGCCGATGAAGTGCTGGCCAAGCACGACGAGAAATACATGCCGCCGGAAGTGACCAAGGCCTTGAAGGACAGCGGCCAGTCGGCGCCCGCTCCCGTGAAGGAGGGCTGA
- the ccmD gene encoding heme exporter protein CcmD: protein MSFASFGDFLAMGHHGLYVWSAYGICLAVLALNVAAPILARKRYLQQEARRLRRENGQ from the coding sequence ATGAGTTTCGCTTCATTCGGCGATTTCCTCGCCATGGGCCATCACGGCCTGTATGTCTGGTCAGCCTACGGCATCTGCCTGGCAGTGCTGGCTCTCAACGTGGCGGCGCCGATCCTGGCCCGCAAGCGGTATCTGCAACAAGAGGCGCGTCGTCTGCGCCGGGAGAACGGTCAGTGA
- the ccmA gene encoding cytochrome c biogenesis heme-transporting ATPase CcmA: protein MTSPLLQTVGLACERDLRLLFENLELRLSEGDMVQISGPNGSGKTSLLRLLAGLMQPTAGEILLNGQPLQSQRSELARNLLWIGHAAGIKDLLTPEENLSWLCALHRPAGREAIWQALAAVGLKGFEDVPSHTLSAGQQRRVALARLYLESPPLWILDEPFTALDKQGVAQLEEHLARHCENGGMVLLTTHHTLARMPSGYRSIDLGNWAV from the coding sequence TTGACCAGTCCTCTCTTGCAAACCGTCGGCCTCGCCTGTGAGCGAGATCTGCGGCTGCTTTTCGAAAATCTCGAATTGAGACTCTCAGAAGGCGACATGGTGCAGATCAGTGGCCCCAACGGCAGCGGCAAGACCAGCCTGTTGCGCCTGCTGGCCGGGCTGATGCAGCCCACCGCCGGTGAAATCCTGCTCAACGGCCAGCCGCTGCAGAGCCAGCGTAGCGAACTGGCGCGCAATCTGTTGTGGATTGGCCATGCCGCCGGCATCAAGGACCTGCTGACCCCCGAGGAGAACCTCAGTTGGCTCTGCGCGCTGCACCGCCCAGCAGGGCGCGAGGCGATCTGGCAGGCCTTGGCGGCGGTAGGACTGAAAGGCTTCGAGGACGTTCCGAGCCACACCCTGTCGGCCGGCCAGCAGCGCCGCGTGGCCTTGGCCCGGCTGTATCTGGAGAGCCCGCCGCTGTGGATCCTCGACGAGCCGTTCACTGCCCTGGACAAGCAGGGCGTGGCGCAACTGGAAGAGCACTTGGCCCGCCATTGCGAGAACGGCGGCATGGTGCTGCTGACCACCCACCACACCTTGGCCCGGATGCCCTCCGGTTATCGCAGCATTGACCTGGGGAACTGGGCGGTATGA
- a CDS encoding DUF2802 domain-containing protein, which yields MILEVAVIVLFLFWAGTLAMFLSYIRGQRDIAAQQAQGDALRDQRIKDLAKRVDDYQNGTVRMGEALHELRAVVAPLPDKLAQLEQRDPSSLSFAQAARLVGMGASIDELTQACGLTQAEAELMSKLHKGG from the coding sequence TTGATTCTTGAGGTAGCAGTCATTGTCCTGTTCCTTTTCTGGGCAGGCACGCTGGCGATGTTTTTGTCCTACATACGTGGCCAGCGGGATATCGCCGCTCAGCAGGCCCAGGGTGATGCGCTGCGCGACCAGCGCATCAAGGACCTGGCCAAGCGTGTCGACGACTATCAGAACGGCACCGTGCGCATGGGCGAAGCGCTCCATGAGCTACGTGCCGTGGTCGCGCCGTTGCCGGACAAACTGGCGCAGTTGGAACAGCGCGACCCCTCCAGCCTGTCCTTCGCCCAGGCCGCCCGACTGGTCGGCATGGGCGCCAGCATCGACGAACTGACCCAGGCGTGCGGCCTGACCCAGGCCGAGGCGGAGTTGATGAGCAAGTTGCATAAGGGCGGCTGA
- a CDS encoding heme ABC transporter permease — protein sequence MNWTWFHKLGSPKWFYGISGRMLPWLSIAALLLIGIGLAWGLAFAPPDYQQGNSFRIIYIHVPTAMLAQSIYVMLAVCGVVGLVWKMKLADVALQCAAPIGAWMTAVALVTGAIWGKPTWGSWWVWDARLTSMLILLFLYFGLIALGNAISNRDSAAKACAVLAIVGVINIPIIKYSVEWWNTLHQGATFTLTEKPAMPVEMWLPLLLAALGFYCFFGAVLLLRMRLEVLKRESRASWVKAEVQNSLEAAR from the coding sequence ATGAACTGGACCTGGTTTCACAAGCTCGGCTCACCCAAGTGGTTCTACGGCATCAGCGGCAGAATGTTGCCCTGGTTGAGCATTGCTGCCCTGTTGCTGATCGGTATCGGCCTGGCCTGGGGCCTGGCCTTCGCGCCACCGGACTACCAACAGGGCAACAGCTTCCGCATCATCTATATCCACGTCCCGACGGCGATGCTGGCCCAGTCGATCTACGTGATGCTGGCGGTTTGCGGCGTGGTCGGGCTGGTGTGGAAGATGAAACTGGCCGATGTCGCCCTGCAGTGCGCGGCCCCCATCGGCGCCTGGATGACCGCCGTGGCGCTGGTCACCGGGGCGATCTGGGGCAAGCCGACGTGGGGCTCATGGTGGGTATGGGATGCGCGACTGACGTCGATGCTGATCCTGCTGTTCCTGTACTTCGGTCTTATTGCGCTGGGCAACGCCATCAGCAATCGTGACAGCGCCGCCAAGGCTTGCGCGGTGCTGGCGATTGTCGGGGTGATCAACATTCCGATCATCAAATACTCGGTGGAATGGTGGAACACCCTGCACCAGGGCGCGACCTTCACCCTCACCGAAAAGCCGGCGATGCCCGTCGAGATGTGGCTGCCGCTGTTGCTGGCCGCGCTGGGTTTCTACTGCTTCTTTGGCGCGGTGCTGCTGCTGCGCATGCGCCTGGAAGTGCTCAAGCGCGAGTCCCGGGCCAGTTGGGTGAAGGCCGAAGTACAGAACAGCCTGGAGGCCGCTCGATGA
- the ccmB gene encoding heme exporter protein CcmB encodes MSVFGLLLAREARLLFRRPAELANPLVFFAIVIALFPLAVGPETQLLQTLSPGLVWVAALLSVLLSLDGLFRSDFEDGSLEQWVLSSHPLALLVLAKVLAHWVFSGLALVLLSPLLAMMLGLPAACMPVLLLSLLLGTPVLSLLGAVGAALTVGLKRGGLLLALLILPLYIPVLILGSGALQAALQGMPATGYLLWLGSLTALAITLTPFAIAAGLKISVGE; translated from the coding sequence ATGAGTGTCTTTGGCCTGTTGCTCGCCCGTGAAGCGCGCCTGTTGTTCCGTCGTCCGGCCGAACTGGCCAACCCGCTGGTATTCTTTGCAATCGTCATCGCCTTGTTCCCGCTGGCGGTCGGTCCCGAGACTCAATTGTTGCAAACCTTGTCGCCTGGGCTGGTCTGGGTGGCGGCGCTTTTATCGGTCCTGCTCTCGCTGGACGGGCTTTTCCGCAGTGATTTCGAGGACGGTTCCCTGGAACAGTGGGTCCTTTCGTCGCACCCCCTGGCCCTTCTGGTTTTGGCCAAGGTACTGGCACACTGGGTTTTTTCCGGCCTGGCGCTGGTGCTGCTTTCACCGTTGCTGGCGATGATGCTGGGCCTGCCTGCCGCTTGCATGCCGGTGCTGCTGTTGTCGCTGTTGTTGGGCACGCCGGTGCTGAGCTTGCTCGGCGCGGTGGGCGCGGCGCTGACGGTGGGGCTCAAGCGCGGAGGCTTGTTGCTGGCCCTGCTGATCCTGCCGCTTTACATACCGGTGTTGATCCTTGGCAGTGGCGCCTTGCAGGCGGCGTTGCAAGGTATGCCGGCAACCGGTTATCTGCTGTGGCTTGGGAGCCTGACCGCCCTGGCGATAACCCTGACACCCTTTGCAATAGCCGCTGGCCTGAAGATCAGCGTCGGCGAATAA
- a CDS encoding DUF6216 family protein — translation MVSPEGKAAMLEVVSLLRDVGPFVFALFTLMCMAWAVSRARSAHFLLDKIWRLIGGGAINDPELKKDWLQVRDLEGFRFRSGIQFNSRDTWGKTLRWLEHHDKSLNDLSFARAWISGKPWNFNEPRMRSIRAFVACVSLVAVPSLFGMTYLFAETSVILTVKGTETTFWTDGVTAEDFMLARGTPAFFVDSAACSNKKIAGLNDKDAEVICYSLEPDALPKLKGFIFEQRAFSALIGFICFVVLLLSVRYAARAKMAKGFYDLYSAKHRVRDQ, via the coding sequence ATGGTAAGTCCTGAAGGCAAAGCAGCGATGCTTGAGGTTGTGAGTCTGTTGAGGGATGTGGGGCCCTTCGTTTTCGCGCTGTTTACTTTGATGTGTATGGCTTGGGCTGTTTCACGTGCGAGGTCGGCGCATTTTTTATTAGATAAGATCTGGCGGCTTATTGGTGGTGGTGCTATCAATGATCCAGAGTTAAAGAAGGACTGGCTGCAAGTTAGGGATTTGGAAGGTTTTCGGTTTCGGAGCGGGATTCAGTTTAATAGCAGGGATACGTGGGGTAAAACACTCAGGTGGCTTGAGCATCATGATAAAAGCCTGAATGACCTATCGTTCGCGAGGGCATGGATATCGGGTAAGCCATGGAACTTTAATGAGCCTCGGATGAGGTCCATAAGGGCTTTTGTGGCATGTGTCTCATTGGTGGCCGTGCCTTCACTTTTCGGGATGACGTACCTCTTCGCCGAGACGTCGGTAATCCTAACGGTCAAAGGAACTGAAACAACTTTCTGGACGGATGGGGTAACGGCTGAAGATTTTATGTTGGCTCGCGGGACGCCCGCTTTTTTCGTTGATTCGGCGGCATGTAGTAACAAAAAAATTGCTGGGTTGAATGACAAGGATGCGGAAGTGATCTGTTACAGTTTGGAGCCTGATGCGTTGCCAAAATTGAAGGGGTTTATTTTCGAGCAAAGAGCATTCAGTGCGTTGATTGGTTTTATATGTTTTGTAGTGTTACTGTTGTCTGTTCGTTACGCCGCGAGAGCGAAAATGGCAAAGGGTTTTTATGATTTATATTCAGCTAAGCATCGGGTTCGCGATCAGTAA
- a CDS encoding flagellar hook-length control protein FliK, with the protein MTGDMNIPPLPQPTATTRMPTVTGELLKLLAPAEGLIGPGQTAKAEVLSLKQADQAFQLLLKVTLESGRQATVQATSTQPLPQGTSLAVTQPSASNLAITVQQALASSVATLTRIDTTQLPVGTLLQGKVLTSQALPQPAGQPAVYRSLVSLLNTAQAGSTLDIDSPQPLRIGMLLSAQVQDAQTLKFVPLSNRQEQLAVNQQLVTQVSRQGSLDSLLSALQNLPASDDTGPELRAAVTRLLAGLPDVQQLSTPKGLAQAMVASGVFLESKLLAGQPPSLAPDMKSDLLKLIAQLTPALPASTNLSAVIAANTLAQALPSFVRSALGMLGQVSAKPQPTSFPLPARLLKGQDEEGDLEHLLRLAAAAVSRLQSHQLSSLEQTGLTDDGRLMSTWQLEIPMRNLQDIVPLQVKFQREETAAREQPDERREHPEPKQQLWRVELAFDMEPLGPLQIQAQLLSGSLSSQLWAERPYTASLIERNLTALRERLVTCGLTVGDLDCHVGTPPQGPKTRLEQRWVDETA; encoded by the coding sequence ATGACAGGCGACATGAACATCCCGCCGCTGCCCCAGCCCACGGCAACGACGCGTATGCCGACGGTAACGGGCGAGCTGCTCAAGCTGCTCGCACCGGCCGAAGGGCTGATCGGCCCGGGCCAGACCGCCAAGGCCGAGGTGTTGTCGCTCAAGCAAGCGGACCAGGCTTTCCAATTGCTGCTCAAGGTCACGCTGGAAAGCGGCCGGCAAGCCACCGTGCAAGCCACCAGCACCCAGCCATTGCCCCAGGGCACCAGCCTGGCCGTGACCCAGCCTTCGGCCAGCAACCTGGCGATTACCGTGCAACAGGCCCTTGCGTCCAGCGTCGCGACGCTGACCCGGATCGACACCACGCAGTTGCCCGTGGGCACCTTGTTGCAAGGCAAGGTACTGACCAGCCAGGCCTTGCCGCAACCGGCCGGCCAACCCGCCGTGTATCGCTCGCTGGTGAGCCTGCTCAACACCGCCCAGGCCGGTAGCACCCTGGACATCGACAGTCCGCAACCGCTGCGCATCGGCATGCTGTTGAGCGCCCAGGTGCAGGATGCACAAACATTGAAATTCGTGCCCCTGAGCAATCGCCAGGAGCAATTGGCGGTGAACCAGCAATTGGTGACCCAAGTGAGCCGCCAAGGCTCGCTGGACAGCTTGCTCAGCGCCCTGCAGAACCTTCCCGCCAGCGACGACACCGGCCCCGAGCTGCGCGCCGCGGTAACGCGCCTGCTGGCCGGCTTGCCGGACGTACAGCAACTGAGCACACCCAAGGGCCTGGCCCAAGCCATGGTCGCCAGCGGCGTCTTCCTGGAAAGCAAACTGCTGGCTGGCCAACCGCCAAGCCTGGCCCCGGACATGAAAAGTGACTTGCTGAAACTGATCGCCCAGCTGACCCCCGCCCTGCCCGCTTCCACCAATCTCTCCGCGGTGATCGCCGCCAATACATTGGCCCAGGCGCTCCCCAGCTTTGTCCGCAGCGCCCTGGGGATGCTCGGCCAGGTCAGCGCCAAGCCACAACCCACCAGCTTTCCGCTGCCTGCGCGACTATTGAAAGGCCAGGACGAAGAAGGCGACCTGGAACATCTGCTGCGCCTGGCAGCCGCCGCCGTTTCGCGCCTGCAAAGTCATCAACTGTCGAGCCTGGAGCAGACGGGACTGACGGATGACGGCCGGTTGATGAGCACCTGGCAATTGGAGATCCCGATGCGCAACCTGCAGGACATCGTGCCGTTGCAGGTCAAGTTCCAGCGCGAGGAAACCGCCGCCCGGGAACAACCGGACGAACGCCGCGAACACCCCGAACCGAAACAGCAGCTCTGGCGGGTCGAGCTGGCATTCGACATGGAACCGCTGGGGCCGCTGCAGATCCAGGCCCAGTTGCTCAGCGGCAGCCTGTCCAGCCAGTTGTGGGCAGAACGGCCCTATACCGCAAGCCTGATCGAACGGAACCTGACCGCACTGCGCGAGCGCCTGGTGACGTGCGGGCTGACCGTCGGCGATCTGGATTGCCACGTCGGCACTCCGCCCCAAGGCCCCAAGACCCGGCTGGAACAGCGTTGGGTGGACGAAACCGCATGA
- the motD gene encoding flagellar motor protein MotD, whose protein sequence is MARRRHREEHVNHERWLVSYADFITLLFAFFVVMYSISSVNEGKYKVISEALIGVFTDSDRALKPIPIGEERPKTTTPAKPLVKDSEQVDAGIAGGSDPLKSIADDISAAFGDLISSNQMTVRGNELWVEIELNSSLLFGSGDAMPSDMAFNIIDKVAAILKPFDNPIHVEGFTDDQPIRTAQYPTNWELSSARSASIVRMLAMQGVNPGRLASVGYGEFQPVANNATAEGRARNRRVVLVVSRNLDVRRSLTGTGTANAKPDAALKRAGTQTAPTPVKSPDRQNAVNSTSPAL, encoded by the coding sequence ATGGCGCGTCGCAGACATCGTGAAGAACACGTCAACCATGAACGCTGGCTGGTTTCCTACGCCGACTTCATCACGCTGCTGTTCGCCTTTTTCGTGGTCATGTATTCGATCTCTTCGGTCAACGAAGGCAAGTACAAGGTCATTTCCGAAGCGTTGATTGGCGTCTTCACTGACTCGGACCGCGCCCTCAAGCCGATTCCCATTGGTGAAGAACGTCCGAAGACGACGACCCCGGCCAAGCCGCTGGTCAAGGACAGCGAGCAGGTCGACGCCGGCATTGCCGGTGGCAGCGATCCGTTGAAGAGCATAGCCGATGACATCAGCGCCGCGTTCGGCGACCTGATCAGTTCCAACCAGATGACCGTGCGTGGCAACGAGTTGTGGGTTGAGATCGAACTCAATTCCAGCCTGCTGTTCGGCAGTGGCGATGCCATGCCCAGCGATATGGCGTTCAACATCATCGATAAAGTGGCGGCGATCCTGAAACCGTTCGACAACCCGATCCACGTCGAAGGCTTCACCGATGACCAACCGATCCGTACCGCGCAATATCCCACCAACTGGGAGTTGTCTTCGGCTCGTTCGGCCAGCATCGTGCGCATGCTCGCCATGCAGGGCGTCAACCCGGGCCGCCTCGCGTCGGTGGGGTATGGCGAGTTCCAGCCGGTGGCCAATAACGCCACGGCCGAGGGACGCGCGCGCAACCGTCGGGTGGTGCTGGTGGTGTCGCGCAACCTCGATGTGCGTCGCAGCCTGACGGGTACCGGCACCGCCAATGCAAAACCGGATGCGGCATTGAAGCGGGCTGGCACACAAACTGCACCGACCCCGGTCAAGTCGCCGGATAGACAGAACGCCGTCAATTCTACGTCACCGGCTTTATAA